TTCTGCTGCTGGTGGTACCTGCACCACAACCGCATCCCATTTCTGCGCGCTGCGGATGTGTTAGCCCCCGGCGTAGCCCTGGGCCACGCCTTTGGACGCATTGGCTGCTTCGCGGCTGGCTGCTGTTGGGGCAAAGAGACGGACGTCCCCTGGGCCGTAACGTTCACCGATCCATTGGCGAATCAGCTTGTGGGAACCCCGCTCGGCGTACACCTGCACCCGACGCAGCTCTATGAAATGGCCATCGAGTTCATCATCTTCGCGATCCTCTACTGGCTCGTAAAACGCAAGCGGTTCGAAGGACAGGTCGTCGGCCTCTACATGTTCTTGTACGGAGTAGCGCGCTTCTTCCTCGAATTCCTGCGCGGAGATCCGGGACGCGGAGAGGTATTCGGCATCATGACCGGCACGCAACTCATCGCCATCTGCCTCGTCATCGGCGGCGGAATCCTCTGGATGATCCGATTCCCGCTTGAGAAGCGCATTCCGGTGCAAGCCAGCGCAAAGGCCGGTTAGCTGCTGAGCTACTAAGCGACTGAGCTGCTAGGCCCCTTGCAATTCCTGAAGTGAGCGGAGCGACGAAGTCGCGGAGTCGAAGGACCCCTTTTGATCAGCACGGACTGGCAAGAGGGTTCCTTCGACTCGGGCTTACGCACTCGCTCAGGAGGACAGAGGTCCTAGCTCTTAGGTAGCTTAGCGACTCAGCGGCTTAGACTTCGACCCAGCGACTTAGCAGCTCACCAGCTTCCTGCTATTCTTCTAGTTGAATGTCTGAACAAGAGTATCCAACCGATTTACAGGTCACGGCGGAAGACGCCGGACGCCGCCTCGATCAATTTGTTGTCTCGCAATTGCCTGACGTAAGCCGCGTTCGCGTACAGCAGTTGCTGGAGGAGGGCAAAATCCTCGTCGACGGCGCGCAAGCCAAAGCGTCACTCCGGCTGCGTGGTATCGAACGTATTGAGGTTCTTGG
This DNA window, taken from Clostridia bacterium, encodes the following:
- the lgt gene encoding prolipoprotein diacylglyceryl transferase, which codes for MFPRLFHLGSFSQPTYGVMAAIGLIVGLAVVFRLARQQGLDPDKMWNLGGIAIFSGILGAKLLMVIVDWGYYSSHPGEIFSRATLQAGGVFSGGLVLAIFCCWWYLHHNRIPFLRAADVLAPGVALGHAFGRIGCFAAGCCWGKETDVPWAVTFTDPLANQLVGTPLGVHLHPTQLYEMAIEFIIFAILYWLVKRKRFEGQVVGLYMFLYGVARFFLEFLRGDPGRGEVFGIMTGTQLIAICLVIGGGILWMIRFPLEKRIPVQASAKAG